The stretch of DNA CGTCGGGAAGAACGAAAAGGCCCCCAGTCCCCCCCAGCCGCCGCAGCGGACGATTTTGCCGCCGGCTTCGCGCCACGCGCCGAAAGCCTGGGCGCAGTCTTCGACGACATGGATGCCGCGGCTTTTCAACTCGGGCGCGATCTTCTCCATCTCCACCATCTGGCCGAACAGGTGCACGGGCATGAAAACCTTCGTGCGCGGCGTGATTTTTTTCAGCACTTCGGCGGGATCGAGATTGTAGCTCTTCGGATCGATGTCGGCGAAGACCGGCGTGGCGTCGAGGCGCGTGATCGCGCTGACCGTCGCGAAGAACGTGAACGGCGTGGTGATTACCTCGTCGCCAGGCCCCACGTCGAGCGTCATCAGATCGAGCAGCAGCGCGTCGGAACCGGAAGCGCAGCCGACGGCGTGTTTGACTTCGAGATAATTGGCCGCCTCGTTCTCGAAGCTTTTCACTTCGGGACCGAGCACGAAATATTGACTCTCCACCACGCCGCGGATCGCTCCGTCGATTTCTTCCTTGATCTGCGCGTAATGCCTCTTCAAATCGAGCGTCGGAAGGGTTCTCTTTTCCATGGATGCATCT from Pyramidobacter piscolens W5455 encodes:
- a CDS encoding DegT/DnrJ/EryC1/StrS family aminotransferase, which gives rise to MEKRTLPTLDLKRHYAQIKEEIDGAIRGVVESQYFVLGPEVKSFENEAANYLEVKHAVGCASGSDALLLDLMTLDVGPGDEVITTPFTFFATVSAITRLDATPVFADIDPKSYNLDPAEVLKKITPRTKVFMPVHLFGQMVEMEKIAPELKSRGIHVVEDCAQAFGAWREAGGKIVRCGGWGGLGAFSFFPTKNLGAYGDGGMVTTNDDAQAERLSRLRVHGAGTTYFHDEVGLNSRLDALQAAILRVHLRHLDECIEERRRIADRYRMLFAERELGEFVTTPHELPGNYHTYHQYVIRAQKRDELMDFLAAEGIVSRVYYPLPLHLQKCFAFLGGRRGDYPESERLAEECLALPIFPGLTMEEQQWTADTIAKFYK